CACGCGCACGACTTCCGGCCGGTCGACGTCGATCAGCTGCAGCAACTCGTCCTTGATCGCCTTGTGGCCGGCCGGTGTGATGTAGTTCTTGGAACCGGCGGGAATGGCCTGGGCCAGCGCAAGGGCCTCGTCATCGTCCTCGTTGTCGGACTCTTTTACAAATGCCTTGTTCATCAGACCATTGTAAACGCACATGGGCGCACGTGGGCGCGCATGCGAGTACAAGGACGCGCTCGCGTGCTTACGCTTCGCATCGTTTCCCGTATCATGCGCCCATGACCCGAGTCGTCCGTAGCCGCCTGCTGACCCCGCTGGTGTACCTGGCTGCCCTGGTGCTGCTGCTCGAAGAGTGGTGCTGGGACGTCGGCATGCGCCTGGCGGTCGCATTGTCGCGCTGGCCATTGCTGCAGCTGCTCGAGCTGCACGTGCGCCGCCTGCCGCCCTGGGCCGCGCTGTGCGCCTTCGTCCTGCCCGGGCTGTTGCTGCTGCCGGTCAAGCTGCTGGCGCTGGTCGCGATCGCGCACGGGCATGCGGCGTCCGGCATCGCAGCCCTGGTCGCGGCCAAGATCGGCGGCGCCGCCGTGGTCGCGCGGCTGTACGCGCTGACGCTGCCGACGCTGCTGGACGTGCGCTGGTTCGCACGCGGCCATGGCGGCTTCATGGCGCTCAAGGCGCGCTGCATGGCGCGTTTTCGCGCGAGCCCGGCGGTGCGCCAGGCGCGCGCGCTGCTGGACGAGCTGCGCCGCAAGCTCAGGCAGGGCCGGCGCCGGTTGGCGCGCATGCTGCGGCGGCGCCACGGCGTGCCGTTCGGCAGCCGCCATGCCGGCCGTACCTCGCGCGCGTTGCGCCGCTTCATCGTACTGTGGCGCGCGCGGCGGCGCTGAGCAAGAATCAGGACAAGAACAGCAAGGACCAGGACCGACATGCAACCCGACCCGACTTCCACCGCCGTCACGCCGACGCTGGCCCCCGCCATGCAGGCCGCGCCGACCGAGATCTACCTGGTCGACGCCGATACCCTGCGCCTGGTCGACGTCAACCAGACCGCGCGCCAGAACCTCGGCTACGCGCTGGCCGAGCTGGCCGGCATGACCCCGCTCGACCTGGCGCCCTGGGTCGACGCCGCGGAACTGCAGCGGCTGCTCGGGGAACTCGGGCCGCAGGTCGGCGCCGAGGTCAATCTGCGCACCCATCACCGGCGCCGCGACGGCAGCACCTATCCGGTCAAGCTGTGCTTCCTGCGCATCGAGCGCGACGACCGCCCGCTGTTCCTGGCGGTCGGCGACGACCTCTCGCTCGAAGTCGCGGCCGAGCGCGCGCTCGAGCAATACCAGACGCGCTTCAACGCCGTGGTCAACCACACCCCCGGCCTGGTCTACCAGTTCGTCCGGCATGCCGACGGCAGCGTCGCCTACCCTTACCTGAGCGAGGGCTGCCACGCCCTGCTCGGCCTGGGCGCGGCCGAACTGCAGGCGGCGCCGGAGCGCTTCCTGGCGCTGATCCTGCCGGAAGACCGGGCGGCCTACCTGGAGACGATGCAGTCTTCGCAGGCGGACAACGCGATGTGGAACTGGGAAGGCCGGATCTGGGTCGAGGCGTTCCGGGACGTCAAATGGATCAACCTGCGCGCCACGCCGCTTGCCCTGCAGGGAAGCGCTCAAGGCGGCACGCAGTGGGACGGCATCATGACCAACATCACGGCCAGCAAGCGCGCGCAGACGGAACTGGAGCATTCGCGCGCACGCCTGGCCGAGCTGACCGACCACATCGAGCAGGTCAAGGAACAAGAGCGCGCCCGCATCGCGCGCGAGATCCACGACGACCTCGGCGGCAACCTGACGGCCATCAAGATGGCGCTGGCGATGCTGTCGGCGCGCCTGCCGGACGACGCCGCGCTGACCGAAAAAGCCGAGTACCTCGACGACCTGGTCGACCGCACCATCGAGGCCGTGCACCGCATCTCGCTCGACCTGCGGCCGTCGACGCTCGACCTGGGGATCGTCGCCGCGCTCGAATGGCAGGCGCGCGAGTTCGAAAAGCGGATGGGCATCGCCTGCTGGTTCCACAGCGTCGATGCGGATCTCGACCTCGACCCGGACCATGCCAGCGCGCTGTTTCGAATCTTCCAGGAAGCGCTGACCAACATCGCCAAGCATGCCGGCGCCACCCGCGTGACGGTCACGCTGCGGCGCCAGCGCCAGCACCTGACGCTCACCATCTGCGATAATGGGCGCGGCATCCTGCCTTCGGACCGGCTCAAGCCGCAATCGTTCGGACTGCTCGGCATGAGCGAACGCGCACGCGCGCTGGGCGGCACGTTGACCTTGTCGGCGGCGCCCGGTGGTGGCACGATGGTTGTTGTCGAGATTCTATCCCCCAAAGCATGAGCGAGAAGACCAGCATCCGCGTTTTTATTGCCGACGACCACGCCATCGTGCGCGAAGGCCTGAAACAGATCCTCGCCGAGCAGCGCGACATCGTCGTCGCCGGCGAAGCCGAGACCGGCCTGGATGCCGTCAAGCTGTTCCGCAAATCACGCTGCAACGTGCTGTTGCTCGACATTTCCCTGCCCGACCGCAACGGCATCGAAGTGCTCAAGCAGATCAAGGACGAAAAACCCGACCTGGCGGTGCTGATGCTGTCGATGCACCGCGAAGACCAGTACGCGATCCGCGCGCTGAAAGCCGGCGCGGCCGGCTACCTGACCAAGCAGAGCGCGCCCAGGGAACTGGTCAACGCGATCCGCCAGGTGGCCGCCGGCCAGCGCTACGTCAGCGCCCAGCTGGCCCAGGTGCTGGCGGCCCAGGTCGGCGACGGCTTCGAGAAGCCGCCGCACGAATCGCTGTCCGACCGCGAATACCAGACGCTGACGATGATTGCATCAGGCAAGACGGTCGGCGAGATCGCCAAGGAGCTCTCGCTGTCGGTCAAGACCGTCAGCGAATACCGTTCGCGCCTGCTGTCCAAGATGAAGCTGAAAACCAGCGCCGAGCTGACCCATTATGCGATCCGCAATCAGCTGATTGATTAGGTAGGCGAGCCAATCCCGGCTGCAGGCGCTGCGCGCCGAAGGCTGCGAGGTGCTCGAGGCGACCCAGGACTCGGCGTACGGCAAGTTCGGCTGGGTCATCGACCCCGAGGGCAACAAGGTCGAACTGTGGCAGCCGCCGGGCCAGTGAACCTGCCGGCTGGGCGGATCTGATTAGAGGGCGTTGCTCTGGCCCGGCATCGCGTCGCTGCCGCTGTCCGGCCCGCCCGGGCCGCGCGTGGTGGCGTTGCCGCCGGCGCCGGGCCGGTCGTCGCTGCCGGTTTTCGATTCGGGCGGCGGCTTGGCCGCTTCGTTCTTGCCGAGGTCGGTGCCTTCCGGCGCGGGGGTGGGCATGGCGTCCAGGTCGACGTCGCCCGGATTGACTGGCTGCTTGGCCATGGTGCGCTCCTTCCGATGCGTGGGGGATGGCTGCCATCGTAGCGCGTTTTACCACGGCGCGAATCGGCATACGGGCTGAAACCGTGTAGGACTCCTCATCGCACGCCTTCCGGCGCCAAATCGCTGGCGATCGAAATGCGATGGCAAGCTGCTGAAAGAGGCCGACGGCGCCTTGCCCTTTATATCGGCGTCAATACAAAACCCTGGACTGGGCGGTATTGCCGCTTGTTTTCGAGCGATCAAAATTTGCCGAATTCGATACCATGTCCGTAATAAAATCCAAAATTGTATCGTCCAACATGTCCAACCCTACCCCGCCGCCCGCAGGCGCATCCATGAATCCGGCGGAAATCGCGCGCGAAGCGTTCCGCCGCCTGGCCACGCGCCGTATCGCGCCGACCCCCGACGCCTACCGCGACATCTATAACGAGATCGCCGGCTTGCCCGCGCCTGCCCCCGTGCCGGCGCCGGCGCCGACGGCTGCCAATCCCGCCGATGCCGGCGCCGAAACCGTGCTGTCCGGTTTCGCCAGCCGCCTGAGCGAGACGCCAGGCGAATTGGCCGAATTCGGCGTCCGCTTCAACCGCGCGGTCAAGCAGCGCGATTGGGACGGCTACGCGCGCACGCTGTCGCAGCTGGCCGAAAAGCACTTGCGCCGCCACACGCACCCCGTAATGGCGCTGGGCACCGAAGACCCCGAAGCGAAGATGCTGCGCGACCTGCTCAGCCGCACGCTGACCTTCGCGGTCGCCTCGCTGCTGTCGGGCACGCCGCTGGCGAGCGAAGCCGAATCGCTCGGCTCGGCGGTAAAGGCGGCCCACAACGAGGATGCGCTGCAGGAAATCGCCACGCGCCTGAAGGAGCTGTGCTACCAGATCGAGATCAAGCGCGGCGATGGCGCGGAACAGCAGGAGCTGCTGCTGCGCCTGTTCAAGCTGCTGCTGGAAAACGTCAGCGAGCTGCTCGACGACGATAGCTGGATGCGCGGCCAGATCGCCGCGGTGCAGGACCTGATCGCCGGACCGCTCGATGCGCGCGCGCTGGAAGACGCCACGCGCAGCCTGAAGGACGTGATCTTCAAGCAGGGCCAGCTCAAGCACGGCATCGCCGACGTGCGCCTGACGGTCAAGAACATGATGATGACCTTCATCGACCGGCTCGGCTCGGTGGCGGCGTCGACCGGCAATTTCCAGGAAAAGATCGGCGGCTTTTCCGAGCGCATCCGCCATGCCGGCAACGTCGAGGAACTCAACGTCGTGCTCGACGAGGTGCTGCGCGAAACGAAAATCGTGCAGGCCGACGCGCTGGCCTCGCGCGACCGCATGCTGGCGGCGCATCAGGAAGTCCAGGAAGCCGAGGCGCGCATCCAGGAACTGGAAGCCAAGCTGCAGCACATGAGCGAACTGGTGCGCGAAGACCAGCTGACCGGCAGCCTGAACCGGCGCGGCCTGGATGACGTGTTCGAACGCGAGAGCGCGCGCGCGGACCGGCGCGGCACGCCGCTGTGCGTCGCCCTGCTCGACCTCGACAACTTCAAGAAGCTCAACGACACCTATGGCCACCTGGCCGGCGACAACGCGCTGCGCCACCTGGTGAAAGTGGTCAAGGACACGCTGCGCTCGATGGACGTGATCGCGCGCTTTGGCGGCGAGGAGTTCCTGATCCTGCTGCCCGAGACCGGCGTCGAGGCCGCCAGCTCGGCAATGGTGCGCGTGCAGCGCGAGCTGACCCGCCACTTCTTCCTGCACGAAAACGAGAAGATGCTGATCACCTTTTCCTGCGGCGTCGCGCTGCGCCACCAGAACGAGGACCAGGCCGCGCTGATGGCGCGCGCCGACGCCGCCATGTACCGCGCCAAGCAGAGCGGCAAGAACCGCGTCGTCATCGCCGAATGAGCTGCTGATCGCATTGCCGACGGGTCCCGCTCAGGCCGGACCCGTTTTTTTTCACCCAAAGAAAATTATTTTCAGGCTCAAGTTCGACGATTTGCCGCCGCCAAGGCCAGCGTGCTCCGGCCTAAAGCGAAAAAATCCGAAAAATATTTGATTCCAGCCCTAAACTTTTTCCGTAGAGCACCGTTACCAGCAACAACAGCGGTTTGAATGCCACGGAACAGCGTGACAGACCAAAGTGAATGAGCGGCACGTTGCTGCACCCACGTAAGACCCAGTCTGGAGAGAACCATGACTTCCGTAATCAATACCAACATTGCATCCCTGAACGCCCAGCGTAACCTGTCGTCTTCGCAAACCTCGCTGCAGACCTCGATCCAGCGCCTGTCCTCGGGCCTGCGTATCAACAGCGCGAAAGACGACGCCGCCGGCCTGGCCATCTCGAGCCGCATGACCTCGCAGATCAACGGCATGGATCAGGCGACCCGCAATGCGAACGACGGCGTGTCGATGGCCCAGACGGCCGACGGCGCCCTCTCGAGCTCGAGCGACATCCTGCAGCGTATCCGCCAGCTGGCCGTCCAGTCGTCGAACGCCAGCAACACCGCCAGCGACCGCGCCGCCCTGCAGAACGAAGTCACGCAGAGCGCTTCGGAACTGAACCGCATCGCACAGACCACCCAGTTCAACGGCCAGAACCTGCTGGACGGCTCGATGGGCACCGCGAGCTTCCAGGTCGGCGCCAACGCCGGCCAACTGATCTCGATGACCGGCGCTAACTTCACCACCAGCGCCTACGGCAACAACGCCATGACCAACAACGCACCGGCCGCCGCTGCTGCGGATCCGGTCACCGCGGGTACCATGACGATCGCCGGCAGCGCGGGCAGCAAGGACGTCGCGGTCACCGCTGGAGAAAGCGCCAAGGACGTCGCCGCCGGCATCAACGCGGTTTCGGGCAATACCGGCGTCACCGCGACGGCCCAGACCAACTCGCAGCTCAAGGCAACCGCCGGCAGCTCGTACACGATGTCGCTGAACAGCGACAACAGCGGCTCAGCCGTGACGGTTTCGTTCACGGTGGGTAACTCTGGCGGCGCCACCCCGAACGCCAACGACTATTCTCAGGCCATCAGCGCGTTCAACGCCCAGAGCTCGAAGACCGGCGTGACCGCGTCCTACGACCAGACCAACGGCGGCATCAAGCTGACCAACGCGTCCGGCAACGACATCAAGCTGAAGGCAGCCACCGGCAGCACCGCCGATGCGACGCTCGGCACCTATACGGCGAACTCGACCACGGGCGGCCTCAGCGCCCCGGCCAGCGCCGCCGCCGTCGATGCCACCGGCGTGGTCTCGAAAGGCGCGATCGAGATGGATTCGAACAACTCGTTCTCGGTCACCGACGGCAGCGGCTACGGCCTGGGCGGCAGCTCGAGCCTGAAGTCGGTCGGCAACCTCGACATCAGCACCTTCGATGGCGCGCAGCAAGCCATCAAGATCGCCGACGCCGCCCTGGCAGCCGTCAACAACCAGCGTTCGCAGTACGGCGCGATCCAGAACCGTTTCGACAGCACCATCTCGAACCTGGGCACCTCGCAGACCAACCTGTCGGCATCGCGCAGCCGCATCACCGACACCGACTTCGCTTCGGAAACCGCGAACATGACCCGTTCGCAGATCCTGCAGCAGGCAGGTACCTCGATGCTGGCCCAGGCGAACTCGCTGCCGAACGGCGTGATGTCGCTCCTGCGCGGTTAATCGGAGAACCTGTAGCAATACCACAATCGACGTAATGCGATGCCTCGGCTGGAGCAATCCAGCCGGGGATTTTTTGCTAGGGATTCATGATGAACATCTCACCGCTTGCCTCGGGCGCCACCCAGGCGCCCGCCACGCCCGCGCCGGCCGCCGCGGGTCCAACCGACCGCGCGTCCGGCGCCGCCGTGCAGCCGGCCGCCGCGACGGACAAGAAGGCCAGTCCGTCACGTGAAGAGGTCGATGCCGCCGTCAAGAAGCTGAACGATTCGATACCGGGCTCGTCGCAGACGCTGCAATTCTCGGTCGACCATGACACCAAGGAAATCGTGGTCAAGCTGATCGACCAGGACACCAAGGAAGTCGTGCGCCAGATGCCGTCGGAAGAAGCACTGCGGATCGCCAAGTCGATCGACGAATCCATGGAAAAACTGCAGGGCCGCCTGATCGACCACACCGCGTAAGGTCCGGCTTGAGAGCTGGAAACGAATGTCATCGAATTGGCATATGTTTCCGGCTCTCAAGTACGGATTAATCCTGTCGATAATCACTTAGAGTAGTGACTTCACAGGAGAATCGCGATGGGCATTAGCACTCCGGGCATTGGGTCCGGTCTCGACGTCGGCGGGTTGGTCAGCAAGCTGATGGCGGCCGAGTCGATTCCGCTGCAAACCTACGACAGCAAGACCAATTCGCTGCAAAACCAGATCGCCGCCTACGGCCAGCTGAGCGGCGCGATCGGCACCTTCCAGGGCGCGCTGTCCTCGCTCAGCCAGGCCTCGACCTTCCAGGCCCTGACTTCCACCCCGGGCGACAAGAGCATCCTGACCGCCGCCACGACCAGCACGGCGGTGCCGGGCAACTACAAGATCAGCGTCAACCAGTTGGCCCAGGCGCAAAGCCTGAACACGCCGGGCCAGGCCAGCGTGAGCGCCCTCATCGGCAGCGGCGCCGGCGCCACGCTGACTTTCGAATTCGGCAGTGTCAGCGGCGGCAACTTCGGCATCAACGGCGGCACGCTCGCGGCCCGCGCCGCCACGAGCGGCATTCCCAAGGGTTCGCTGAGCATCAACGGCGCCACCATCGCGACCGACAGCACCACCCGCAGCGCCCAGGACCTGGCCGACGCCATCAACGCCCAGAGCGACACCACCGGCGTGACCGCCACGCCGGGCCCGGCCACGACCGCCGCCGACCTGTTCGGCAGCGCCGGCGCGACCACCTTCGGCAACGTCCAGACCGACGCCAGCAGCAGCTATGCGCTGAGCGTGGCCGGCGTCAAGATCGCCACCCAGGGCGCCGGCGTCGCTGCCGGCAGCGGCGTGACCGCGGCCTCGATCGACGACACGCTCGGCGCCGACAACACCACCACCCAGGCGCTGGCCGCGGCCGGCATCACGTTCAGCGGCAAGGCCAGCGACGGTACCCTGAAATTCACCTCGGCCGACGGCTCCGACCTCGACGTCACCGAAACCGTGACCGGCGGCGTGACCGGCGGCGTGCACAACAACGGCACGGCCAACACCGGCTCGACCGCCGTCGCCAGCGGCGGCGTCAACCTGACCTCGAGCGACGGCAGCCCGATCACGATCGCCGGCAGCAACCCGGCGCTGGCCGGCTTCACGGCCGGCACCGGCGGCAGCTACAGCGGCGCCGGCTTCGCGCTGGACGGCGCCCAGACCATCAGCACGGTCAACATCGACCCCGGCAACCAGACCCTGTCCGGCATCCGCGACGCGATCAACAAGGCCAACATCGGCGTGACCGCCAGCATCGTCTCGGACGGCAGCGACAAGCCCTACCACCTGGTGCTGGCCTCGACCAAGACCGGCGCCAACGCCAACATGAAGATCATGGTCGGCGGCGCCGGCGGCGCCGATGCCGATCCGGCGCTGAGCAGCCTGCTGAGCTACGACCCGTCCGGGGTCCAGGCCCTGCAGCAGACCAGTGCGGCCCAGGACACCCTGGTGAACGTCAACGGCATCGCCGTCAAGAGCCATACCAAGGACGTCGCCGACGCCATCAGCGGCGTGACCATCACCGCCGCGCAGACCGGCTCGACCAGCCTGACCGTGGCGCGCGACACAGCCTCGGTGACCACCGCCATCAACGGCTTCGTCAAGGCCTACAACACGCTCAACTCGACGATTTCCGGCCTGACCGCCTACAACCCGGACACCAAGCAAGCCGGCGCGCTGCAGGGCGACTTCACCGCGCGCAGCATCCAGACCCAGCTGCGCGCCGCGCTCGGCAACGCGGTGCAGGGCCTGGACGGCATGACCACGCTGAGCCAGATCGGCGTCAGCTTCCAGAAGGACGGCACGCTGGCGGTCGACTCGACCAAGCTGAACACGGCGATGACGAACAACTTCAGCGACATCGCCGGCCTGTTCGCCGCGGTCGGCCAGGCCAGCGACGGCCAGATCAGCGTGGCGAAGTCGTCGGCCAAGACCCAGGCCGGCAACTACGCGGTCAACATCACCCAGATGGCGACCCAGTCGACGCTGACCGGCGCCAATCCGCTCGCCGCGACCACCACGATCGGCGCCAACACCACCTGGTCGGTGACCCTGAACCAGACCGACCCGACCACCGCTAGCAAGGTGCAGAACATCGCCATCCCGGCCGGCAGCTACAGCCCGGCCGAGCTGGCCGCCGTGCTGCGCTCGGCGATCAACGGCGACTCCGACTTCGCCAGCTCGGGCGACACCGTGGCCGCCTCGATCGACGCGACCGGCCACCTGGCCCTGTCCTCGACCAAATGGGGCAGCGGCTCGAACCTGTCGGTCGACAGCGTGACCGGCACCGGTCCCGACGTCGTGTTCGGCGGGGCCAAGGCCGATGCCGGCAAGGACGTGGCCGGCACCATCGGCGGCGTGCAGGCGACCGGCAACGGCCAGACCCTGAGCGGCGCGGTCGCCTCGCCAACCGAGGGCCTGCAGCTGACGATCAACGGCGGCGCCGCCGGCGACCGCGGCGACATCAATTTCTCGCAAGGCTACGCGGTCCTGCTGAACAACCTTTCCACCGGCTTCATCGGCACGGGCGGCCTGATCACCGGACGCACCGACGGCCTGAACACGTCGATCAAATCGATCGCGACCCAGAAGTCGGATTTCCAGGACCACCTGAACGACCTGCAGAAAATGTACACGACCCAATTCAATTCGCTCGACACCATGCTGTCGTCGATGCAATCGACCCAAAGCTACCTGACCCAGCAGCTGGCCTCGATCGCCGCCAACTCGGCGGCCTGATCCCGGCAGGCACCCTGATCAAATTGGAGAGAACCCCATGTTCGGAAACATGAAACGCGGCGTCAACGCCTACGCCAACGTCGGCCTCGAGACCGG
This genomic stretch from Massilia sp. 9096 harbors:
- a CDS encoding ATP-binding protein — protein: MQPDPTSTAVTPTLAPAMQAAPTEIYLVDADTLRLVDVNQTARQNLGYALAELAGMTPLDLAPWVDAAELQRLLGELGPQVGAEVNLRTHHRRRDGSTYPVKLCFLRIERDDRPLFLAVGDDLSLEVAAERALEQYQTRFNAVVNHTPGLVYQFVRHADGSVAYPYLSEGCHALLGLGAAELQAAPERFLALILPEDRAAYLETMQSSQADNAMWNWEGRIWVEAFRDVKWINLRATPLALQGSAQGGTQWDGIMTNITASKRAQTELEHSRARLAELTDHIEQVKEQERARIAREIHDDLGGNLTAIKMALAMLSARLPDDAALTEKAEYLDDLVDRTIEAVHRISLDLRPSTLDLGIVAALEWQAREFEKRMGIACWFHSVDADLDLDPDHASALFRIFQEALTNIAKHAGATRVTVTLRRQRQHLTLTICDNGRGILPSDRLKPQSFGLLGMSERARALGGTLTLSAAPGGGTMVVVEILSPKA
- a CDS encoding response regulator transcription factor — protein: MSEKTSIRVFIADDHAIVREGLKQILAEQRDIVVAGEAETGLDAVKLFRKSRCNVLLLDISLPDRNGIEVLKQIKDEKPDLAVLMLSMHREDQYAIRALKAGAAGYLTKQSAPRELVNAIRQVAAGQRYVSAQLAQVLAAQVGDGFEKPPHESLSDREYQTLTMIASGKTVGEIAKELSLSVKTVSEYRSRLLSKMKLKTSAELTHYAIRNQLID
- a CDS encoding VOC family protein, whose protein sequence is MLEATQDSAYGKFGWVIDPEGNKVELWQPPGQ
- a CDS encoding GGDEF domain-containing protein, coding for MNPAEIAREAFRRLATRRIAPTPDAYRDIYNEIAGLPAPAPVPAPAPTAANPADAGAETVLSGFASRLSETPGELAEFGVRFNRAVKQRDWDGYARTLSQLAEKHLRRHTHPVMALGTEDPEAKMLRDLLSRTLTFAVASLLSGTPLASEAESLGSAVKAAHNEDALQEIATRLKELCYQIEIKRGDGAEQQELLLRLFKLLLENVSELLDDDSWMRGQIAAVQDLIAGPLDARALEDATRSLKDVIFKQGQLKHGIADVRLTVKNMMMTFIDRLGSVAASTGNFQEKIGGFSERIRHAGNVEELNVVLDEVLRETKIVQADALASRDRMLAAHQEVQEAEARIQELEAKLQHMSELVREDQLTGSLNRRGLDDVFERESARADRRGTPLCVALLDLDNFKKLNDTYGHLAGDNALRHLVKVVKDTLRSMDVIARFGGEEFLILLPETGVEAASSAMVRVQRELTRHFFLHENEKMLITFSCGVALRHQNEDQAALMARADAAMYRAKQSGKNRVVIAE
- a CDS encoding flagellin; its protein translation is MTSVINTNIASLNAQRNLSSSQTSLQTSIQRLSSGLRINSAKDDAAGLAISSRMTSQINGMDQATRNANDGVSMAQTADGALSSSSDILQRIRQLAVQSSNASNTASDRAALQNEVTQSASELNRIAQTTQFNGQNLLDGSMGTASFQVGANAGQLISMTGANFTTSAYGNNAMTNNAPAAAAADPVTAGTMTIAGSAGSKDVAVTAGESAKDVAAGINAVSGNTGVTATAQTNSQLKATAGSSYTMSLNSDNSGSAVTVSFTVGNSGGATPNANDYSQAISAFNAQSSKTGVTASYDQTNGGIKLTNASGNDIKLKAATGSTADATLGTYTANSTTGGLSAPASAAAVDATGVVSKGAIEMDSNNSFSVTDGSGYGLGGSSSLKSVGNLDISTFDGAQQAIKIADAALAAVNNQRSQYGAIQNRFDSTISNLGTSQTNLSASRSRITDTDFASETANMTRSQILQQAGTSMLAQANSLPNGVMSLLRG
- a CDS encoding flagellar protein FlaG, with the translated sequence MMNISPLASGATQAPATPAPAAAGPTDRASGAAVQPAAATDKKASPSREEVDAAVKKLNDSIPGSSQTLQFSVDHDTKEIVVKLIDQDTKEVVRQMPSEEALRIAKSIDESMEKLQGRLIDHTA
- the fliD gene encoding flagellar filament capping protein FliD codes for the protein MGISTPGIGSGLDVGGLVSKLMAAESIPLQTYDSKTNSLQNQIAAYGQLSGAIGTFQGALSSLSQASTFQALTSTPGDKSILTAATTSTAVPGNYKISVNQLAQAQSLNTPGQASVSALIGSGAGATLTFEFGSVSGGNFGINGGTLAARAATSGIPKGSLSINGATIATDSTTRSAQDLADAINAQSDTTGVTATPGPATTAADLFGSAGATTFGNVQTDASSSYALSVAGVKIATQGAGVAAGSGVTAASIDDTLGADNTTTQALAAAGITFSGKASDGTLKFTSADGSDLDVTETVTGGVTGGVHNNGTANTGSTAVASGGVNLTSSDGSPITIAGSNPALAGFTAGTGGSYSGAGFALDGAQTISTVNIDPGNQTLSGIRDAINKANIGVTASIVSDGSDKPYHLVLASTKTGANANMKIMVGGAGGADADPALSSLLSYDPSGVQALQQTSAAQDTLVNVNGIAVKSHTKDVADAISGVTITAAQTGSTSLTVARDTASVTTAINGFVKAYNTLNSTISGLTAYNPDTKQAGALQGDFTARSIQTQLRAALGNAVQGLDGMTTLSQIGVSFQKDGTLAVDSTKLNTAMTNNFSDIAGLFAAVGQASDGQISVAKSSAKTQAGNYAVNITQMATQSTLTGANPLAATTTIGANTTWSVTLNQTDPTTASKVQNIAIPAGSYSPAELAAVLRSAINGDSDFASSGDTVAASIDATGHLALSSTKWGSGSNLSVDSVTGTGPDVVFGGAKADAGKDVAGTIGGVQATGNGQTLSGAVASPTEGLQLTINGGAAGDRGDINFSQGYAVLLNNLSTGFIGTGGLITGRTDGLNTSIKSIATQKSDFQDHLNDLQKMYTTQFNSLDTMLSSMQSTQSYLTQQLASIAANSAA